From Candidatus Neomarinimicrobiota bacterium, the proteins below share one genomic window:
- a CDS encoding class I SAM-dependent methyltransferase, which translates to MKSPIDVFTDWANDGRDENMAKGHANSVQAMLDFALKNQTDSFAFIDAGCGNGWVVRMMAQHSLCQSAIGVDGSQSMIEKARSIDSKNHYHCNDLIDWIPEEKVDLVHSIEVFYYVEDPIGLIKHARDNWLNPGGRLIMGVDYYTENTVSESWNIDCGISIMTRLSESEWVDGFNQAGFHDVQSWREGEKEGWAGTLVVTGIK; encoded by the coding sequence ATGAAATCACCCATTGATGTATTCACAGACTGGGCCAATGATGGCCGAGATGAAAACATGGCAAAAGGGCATGCCAATTCCGTACAGGCCATGCTCGATTTTGCCTTAAAAAATCAAACTGATTCATTTGCCTTTATTGATGCAGGCTGCGGAAATGGCTGGGTGGTGCGAATGATGGCCCAACATTCACTTTGCCAAAGCGCCATCGGTGTGGATGGCTCCCAATCCATGATTGAAAAAGCCAGATCCATTGATTCCAAAAATCACTACCATTGCAATGATTTAATAGACTGGATTCCTGAAGAAAAAGTGGACCTTGTCCACTCAATAGAAGTGTTCTATTATGTTGAAGACCCGATTGGATTGATTAAACATGCTAGAGATAATTGGCTCAATCCGGGCGGACGGCTCATTATGGGCGTTGACTATTATACTGAAAATACAGTGAGTGAATCTTGGAATATTGATTGTGGCATTTCTATTATGACACGATTATCTGAATCAGAATGGGTGGATGGATTTAATCAAGCAGGATTTCATGATGTTCAATCTTGGCGTGAGGGCGAGAAAGAAGGTTGGGCCGGTACGTTGGTTGTAACGGGAATAAAATGA
- the bcp gene encoding thioredoxin-dependent thiol peroxidase has translation MLEVGTKAPSFTLPDQDGNDVSLSDYAGKKVVLWFFPKASTPGUTIEGKGFRDELQKFEDKNAVVVGMSADAPKKQKKFCDKQEFEYPMLGDEGKDVLKAYGVWGLKKFMGREYEGIFRNTYVIDESGNISHVYPKVSVKTHAQDILAEL, from the coding sequence ATGTTAGAAGTAGGAACAAAAGCACCGAGTTTTACACTTCCCGATCAAGATGGGAATGATGTATCCTTAAGTGATTATGCCGGGAAGAAAGTCGTGCTATGGTTTTTTCCAAAAGCCAGCACACCCGGTTGAACGATTGAAGGCAAGGGGTTCCGGGATGAACTCCAAAAATTTGAAGATAAAAATGCAGTGGTTGTTGGTATGAGTGCCGATGCACCGAAGAAGCAGAAAAAATTCTGCGATAAACAAGAATTCGAATATCCAATGTTAGGCGATGAAGGCAAAGATGTCCTGAAAGCTTACGGTGTTTGGGGATTAAAGAAATTCATGGGCCGGGAATATGAAGGGATTTTTCGAAATACATACGTGATTGACGAATCGGGAAATATTTCACATGTCTATCCTAAAGTATCGGTCAAAACACATGCTCAAGATATTCTAGCAGAATTATAA